The Kwoniella dendrophila CBS 6074 chromosome 3, complete sequence genome contains a region encoding:
- a CDS encoding potassium/sodium efflux P-type ATPase, fungal-type: MLANAWTFTPEDALAYYGTNAETGLTEEQVKRNREAYGENSLPESAPTSLFKLILAQFKDQLVLILLGSAVVSFVLALFEDVSEPGGSWLTAFVEPSVILLILVANATVGVVQETNAEKAIDALKEYSPDEASVVRSGRLIKVPASELVPGDIVSVHVGDRIPADCRILSFSSSSFRVDQAMLTGESMSVGKIDGVVEDTSAVKQDMINMLFSGTTVVNGAAKAVVALTGSRTAIGAIHSSISRDDDEEEEKTPLKRKLDDFGDQLAKVISVICILVWLVNIRHFNDPSHHGWLSGAIYYLKIAVALAVAAIPEGLAAVITACLALGTKKMAKRGAIVRNLPSVETLGCTNVICSDKTGTLTTNQMSVSRFLTCDGNGFAEYQVGGTTFAPTGSITTLDGQHAEKSAVRTAPVNKLVEISAICNDAKIAYNAETDTYTNVGEPTEAALKVLVEKLASDSDSFNSGLANLGPQARATAVNEHYETRVKRVLTFEFTRDRKSMSVLAQSPSGTSLLVKGAPESVLERCSKVILPSGVSEITPALRSQLAQKQLEYGHKGLRTLALAYVDESDNDVSHYKTNSAEDYVKFEKDMTFVGLVGMLDPPRPEVKDAIAKCRTAGIRTIVITGDNKNTAETICREIGVFGKNEDLTGKSYTGKELDALSHGEKILAVQRASLFSRTEPTHKSQLVDLLQGLGLVVAMTGDGVNDAPALKKADIGIAMGSGTDVAKLAADMVLATDNFATIEKAVEEGRSIYNNTKQFIRYLISSNIGEVVSIFLTVLLGMPEALIPVQLLWVNLITDGLPATALGFNPPDHQIMKTKPRSSKEPLVGGWLFFRYMVIGTYVGCATVFGYAWWFIFYQGGPQISFYELTHFHQCSSTTNSKFPNLDCNMFNGLPSMRATTVSLSILVVIEMFNACNSLSENESLLVLPIWTNPYLVGSIILSMALHFMILYVPFFRTMFRITSLNKQEWLAVILISLPVIFIDEFLKFISLKFLNNNNNQEDEVVNSVKNKKDQ; this comes from the exons ATGCTGGCGAACGCTTGGACATTTACACCTGAAGATGCTTTAGCATATTATGGTACAAATGCTGAGACTGGGTTGACAGAAGAACAAGTAAAGAGGAATAGAGAAGCCTATGGAGAGAATT CTCTTCCTGAATCAGCTCCTACATCCCTATTCAAACTCATTCTCGCTCAATTCAAAGATCAACTAGTCCTTATCCTCTTAGGTTCAGCAGTGGTATCGTTCGTTTTAGCTCTATTTGAAGATGTTAGCGAACCAGGTGGATCATGGTTGACCGCTTTCGTGGAACCATCTGTcattttattgattttggttgCCAACGCTACTGTCGGTGTTGTACAGGAAACAaatgctgaaaaagctattgaC GCACTCAAAGAATACTCTCCTGATGAAGCCTCTGTTGTACGTTCCGGTAGATTGATCAAAGTCCCAGCTTCGGAGCTCGTACCTGGAGACATCGTTTCAGTCCATGTTGGTGATCGAATACCAGCAGATTGTCGAATTTtgtcattttcatcatcatcatttagaGTTGATCAAGCTATGCTAACTGGAGAATCGATGTCAGTTGGAAAAATTGATGGAGTAGTCGAAGATACATCGGCTGTCAAACAAGATATGATCAATATGTTATTTTCTGGTACAACAGTTGTAAATGGTGCAGCAAAAGCTGTTGTAGCTTTAACTGGATCAAGAACCGCTATAGGTGCAATTCATTCAAGTATTtcaagagatgatgatgaggaagaagagaaaaccccactaaaaagaaaattagatgatttcggtgatcaattagctaaagtCATTTCAGTCATTTGTATTTTAGTTTGGTTAGTGAATATTAGACATTTTAATGATCCAAGTCATCATGGTTGGTTATCAGGTGCTATTTATTACCTCAAAATTGCTGTTGCCTTGGCAGTAGCAGCCATTCcagaaggtttagctgctgTGATCACTGCTTGTCTTGCTTTAGGTACGAAGAAAATGGCCAAAAGGGGTGCTATCGTTAGAAATTTACCATCCGTAGAAACTTTAGGTTGCACCAATGTTATCTGTTCTGATAAAactg GAACCCTTACTACCAACCAAATGAGTGTATCACGATTCCTTACTTGTGATGGTAATGGATTTGCAGAATATCAAGTTGGCGGCACTACCTTTGCACCTACTGGTTCAATCACTACACTTGATGGTCAACATGCCGAAAAATCAGCTGTTAGAACTGCTCCGGTCAACAAGCTTGTCGAGATCAGTGCTATCTGTAACGATGCTAAAATCGCTTATAACGCTGAAACCGATACATACACCAATGTTGGAGAACCCACTGAAGCTGCTCTGAAAGTCCTTGTAGAAAAGCTCGCTTCTGATTCCGATTCTTTCAACTCTGGTCTTGCCAATCTTGGACCTCAAGCACGAGCTACCGCTGTCAACGAACATTACGAAACTCGGGTCAAACGAGTATTAACATTCGAGTTTACCCGAGATCGAAAATCAATGTCTGTTCTCGCTCAATCTCCTTCCGGCACTTCTCTTCTTGTCAAAGGTGCTCCTGAATCAGTTCTCGAGCGATGTAGCAAAGTCATTCTTCCTTCTGGTGTTTCCGAAATTACCCCTGCTCTTCGATCTCAACTCGCTCAAAAACAATTGGAATATGGTCACAAAGGTCTCAGAACTCTTGCTCTTGCTTATGTCGATGAATCCGATAACGATGTATCCCACTACAAAACcaattcagctgaagattatgtcaaatttgaaaaagatatgaCTTTTGTTGGTTTAGTCGGTATGCTTGATCCTCCTCGACCCGAAGTCAAAGATGCTATCGCCAAATGTAGAACTGCTGGTATCCGAACTATTGTCATTACTGGAGACAACAAAAACACAGCTGAAACAATCTGTAGAGAAATCGGAGTATTTGGTAAAAACGAAGATTTAACTGGAAAATCATATACAGGAAAAGAATTGGATGCTTTATCTCATGGAGAAAAGATTTTAGCTGTACAAAGGGCATCATTATTCTCCCGAACTGAACCAACACATAAATCACAATTAGTTGATCTGTTACAAGGATTAGGATTAGTTGTGGCTATGACAGGTGATGGAGTCAATGATGCACCTGCATTGAAAAAAGCCGATATTGGTATCGCCATGGGATCAGGAACTGATGTAGCTAAATTAGCTGCTGATATGGTATTAGCTACAGATAACTTTGCtacaattgaaaaagctgttgaagaaggcAGATCAATTTATAACAATACAAAGCAATTCATTAGATAtttaatatcatcaaatattgGTGAAGTAGTTTCAATTTTCTTAACTGTTTTATTAGGTATGCCAGAAGCATTAATTCCTGTTCAATTATTATGGGTAAATTTAATTACAGATGGTTTACCTGCCACTGCATTAGGATTTAATCCACCTGATCATCAAATTATGAAAACTAAACCTAGATCTTCAAAAGAACCTTTAGTTGGTGGTTGGTTATTCTTTAGATATATGGTTATTGGTACTTATGTTGGATGTGCAACTGTATTTGGTTATGCTTGGTGGTTTATCTTTTATCAAGGTGGACCTCAAATTAGTTTTTATGAATTAACacattttcatcaatgtTCATCAACcacaaattcaaaattccCAAATTTAGATTGTAATATGTTTAATGGATTACCTTCAATGAGAGCAACAACagtatcattatcaattttagtcGTAATTGAAATGTTTAACGCTTGTAAttcattatctgaaaatgaatctTTATTAGTTTTACCAATTTGGACAAATCCATATTTAGTTGGttcaatcattttatcaatgGCTTTACATTTCATGATTTTATATGTACCATTCTTTAGAACAATGTTTAGAATTACTTCATTAAATAAGCAAGAATGGTTAGCTGTCATTTTAATTTCACTTCCTGTGATTTTCATAGAtgaatttttgaaatttaTTAGTTTGAAATTtttaaataataataataatcaagaagatgaagtagtaAATTCagtcaaaaacaaaaaagatcaatag